Proteins encoded by one window of Rutidosis leptorrhynchoides isolate AG116_Rl617_1_P2 chromosome 7, CSIRO_AGI_Rlap_v1, whole genome shotgun sequence:
- the LOC139860369 gene encoding uncharacterized protein — MRGDHSHPTIMLEAVASYDNWIWHAYFGVAGSNNDINVLNTSDLFNSMLNEEMPDVPYEINGVHYSRGYYLADGIYPTWAAFVKGFSSAVDEKRTYFTKKQASARKDVERTFGILQGRWHILQQPARAYEVNIMRQLMYTCIVIHNIIIEDNGYNLAENDWVVESVQHIQRTWIDRCDARARRTRELRDREVHEGIRSDLVEHLWDLRDDL, encoded by the coding sequence ATGCGAGGTGATCATAGTCACCCAACTATTATGCTTGAAGCGGTCGCCTCGTATGATAATTGGATTTGGCATGCGTATTTTGGTGTAGCGGGTTCAAACAACGATATTAATGTGCTAAACACTAGTGATTTGTTCAACTCAATGCTTAATGAGGAAATGCCGGACGTTCCTTATGAAATAAACGGGGTTCATTATAGCAGGGGGTATTATTTAGCTGACGGTATTTACCCAACTTGGGCGGCCTTTGTTAAGGGATTTTCAAGTGCCGTTGACGAAAAACGTACTTACTTTACTAAGAAACAAGCGAGTGCTCGCAAAGATGTTGAAAGAACGTTTGGGATCCTTCAAGGCCGTTGGCATATTCTTCAGCAACCCGCACGAGCTTACGAGGTGAATATAATGAGACAACTAATGTACACCTGCATCGTGATACACAACATCATTATCGAAGACAATGGATACAACCTTGCTGAGAATGATTGGGTAGTTGAGTCCGTCCAACATATACAACGTACGTGGATCGATAGGTGCGACGCTCGAGCAAGAAGAACGAGGGAGTTACGTGATAGAGAAGTGCATGAAGGCATACGATCTGATTTGGTTGAACATTTGTGGGATCTTCGTGACGACCTATGA